In a genomic window of uncultured Flavobacterium sp.:
- a CDS encoding DUF3861 domain-containing protein — translation MEKRSNKYSLTLSLKEYANGETEPAKELGIEFDNHDEIFGIIERIKDKNIFENPHEATQFALGLKLFSEIKLKHRKNPLFEELNEVFPVFMKKLKSM, via the coding sequence ATGGAAAAAAGATCTAATAAATATTCCCTCACATTAAGCTTAAAGGAATATGCAAACGGGGAAACTGAACCCGCAAAAGAACTAGGAATTGAATTTGATAATCACGACGAAATATTTGGGATTATCGAAAGAATAAAAGACAAAAATATATTTGAAAATCCGCATGAAGCAACGCAATTTGCGCTTGGTTTAAAATTGTTCAGCGAAATCAAATTAAAGCATCGTAAGAATCCACTTTTTGAAGAATTGAATGAAGTGTTTCCTGTCTTCATGAAAAAATTAAAAAGCATGTAA
- a CDS encoding RagB/SusD family nutrient uptake outer membrane protein encodes MKTKTFFSIKTLTLFSFIILLNSCTDLNEVVLDEKSGNSVSDPAGSLAAAYDRLGDGTFTDHGAVFAMQEYTTDEAILPTRGSDWGDGGKWRDMHEFTWSSTNAIIVSNWDLLNNGITRSLTAVRSAEASTFPEKTLFLAESKALLAFYTYTTLDLFGQAPYRDPSSTTAPLQILKADTQIDQLIKDVEALIPDLADIGTQRTHHGRFTKQAAYAFLANMYLNRAVFKDRFNATSAFNFNEAAVSGTGTDMDRVIYYTSLLIDSGKYSLESDFFKNFARTNENGTELIFAISQKIDYIRNGSNSFAYVCMERNQRTSAANRGTNAACTTPEFYASWDGNHDDPRFEQHYQYADGTWFMNDGTDVSVPATDIVPKSSPGLPWFHFNRGIQAGLQYGPILLPSGSLEMAGNRIKVSPLFMEKSTTTRMNFTPSLTFADPTKSVFAQNEINQGARVFKYEFDPEGGNGNSNVDIPLFRLGGVYAMRAEAYFRKGSAGLAMIDLNKLRTSRKRESLFGNAPGKALTTLDSEQLYKELGYELYWELQRRPESIRFGKFDLAGTAKAASQPFRRIFPIPQTVIDQKVIKQNQGYN; translated from the coding sequence CAGATCCTGCAGGTTCACTTGCAGCTGCTTATGACAGACTTGGAGACGGAACTTTTACAGATCACGGAGCCGTTTTTGCGATGCAGGAATATACTACTGACGAAGCTATTTTGCCAACTCGCGGAAGTGACTGGGGAGATGGTGGAAAATGGAGAGATATGCACGAATTTACATGGAGTTCAACGAATGCTATTATCGTTTCGAATTGGGATTTATTGAATAACGGTATTACTCGTTCTTTGACTGCAGTTAGGTCAGCAGAAGCCAGTACTTTCCCGGAAAAGACATTGTTTTTGGCAGAATCAAAAGCGCTTTTAGCTTTTTATACTTACACAACATTAGATTTATTCGGACAAGCACCATATAGAGATCCATCGAGTACAACAGCACCTTTACAAATTTTAAAAGCTGATACTCAAATTGATCAGTTAATAAAAGATGTTGAAGCGCTAATCCCTGATTTGGCTGATATTGGTACGCAAAGAACGCACCACGGAAGATTTACTAAACAAGCTGCTTATGCTTTTTTAGCGAATATGTATTTGAATCGTGCGGTTTTTAAAGATCGTTTCAATGCTACGTCTGCTTTTAATTTTAATGAAGCTGCTGTAAGCGGAACTGGAACAGATATGGATCGCGTTATTTATTATACATCATTATTGATCGATTCAGGAAAATACAGTTTAGAAAGTGATTTCTTCAAAAACTTTGCAAGAACAAACGAGAATGGTACAGAACTTATTTTTGCAATTTCTCAAAAGATAGATTACATCCGTAACGGTTCTAACAGTTTTGCTTATGTATGTATGGAACGTAACCAGAGAACATCTGCCGCAAACAGAGGAACAAATGCTGCTTGTACAACTCCGGAGTTCTACGCATCTTGGGATGGAAATCATGACGATCCAAGATTTGAACAACATTATCAATATGCTGATGGTACATGGTTTATGAATGATGGTACAGATGTAAGTGTTCCTGCAACAGACATTGTACCTAAAAGTAGTCCGGGATTGCCTTGGTTCCATTTTAACAGAGGTATTCAGGCTGGGCTTCAATATGGTCCTATATTATTGCCTTCAGGATCTCTTGAAATGGCAGGTAATCGTATAAAAGTTTCTCCATTATTTATGGAAAAAAGCACGACTACCAGAATGAATTTTACACCATCATTGACATTTGCAGATCCTACGAAATCTGTTTTTGCTCAAAACGAAATCAATCAGGGAGCTCGTGTTTTTAAATACGAATTTGATCCGGAAGGTGGAAACGGTAACAGTAATGTTGATATTCCGTTATTTCGTTTAGGTGGAGTTTATGCGATGAGAGCTGAAGCTTATTTTAGAAAAGGAAGCGCTGGTTTAGCCATGATCGATCTTAACAAATTGCGTACAAGCAGAAAAAGAGAATCATTATTTGGAAACGCTCCGGGAAAAGCACTTACTACTTTAGACTCAGAGCAGTTATATAAAGAATTAGGTTATGAATTGTACTGGGAATTACAAAGAAGACCAGAAAGTATTCGTTTTGGAAAATTTGATTTAGCAGGAACTGCAAAAGCGGCTTCTCAACCTTTCAGAAGAATATTTCCAATTCCGCAAACGGTTATCGATCAAAAGGTAATTAAACAAAATCAAGGATATAATTAA
- a CDS encoding OmpW family outer membrane protein, whose protein sequence is MKKNHLLFVVFFFSLAMSAQSSGAFLLNLYGGYTFSDRVDFDDSYARVEDGFEYGLGLEYFIMDNASIELKYNRLDTNMPLYTKTALTGGITPGTQLNAGDDKGAINYVLADYTYYFMDSSQQVRPFLGAGAGVAILETPKSGSGTYFAWELKGGVKIKTSSPLSINLHAYLQSMSAAVGYDYYWTYYYGPVAVNDYVSTFQFGLGASLSYDFSK, encoded by the coding sequence ATGAAAAAGAATCATTTATTATTCGTTGTTTTTTTCTTCTCGCTGGCAATGTCAGCTCAAAGTTCAGGAGCATTTTTGCTTAATTTGTACGGAGGTTATACCTTTTCGGACAGAGTAGATTTTGATGATTCATACGCACGTGTCGAAGATGGTTTTGAATATGGTTTAGGCTTGGAATATTTTATAATGGATAACGCTTCTATCGAATTAAAATATAACAGACTTGATACAAATATGCCTCTTTACACAAAGACTGCATTAACTGGTGGTATTACTCCTGGAACTCAACTTAATGCAGGAGACGATAAAGGAGCTATAAACTATGTTTTAGCTGATTATACCTATTATTTTATGGATAGCTCACAACAAGTCCGACCATTTTTAGGTGCTGGTGCCGGTGTTGCGATTCTTGAAACACCAAAAAGCGGCAGTGGAACTTATTTTGCCTGGGAACTTAAAGGAGGTGTAAAAATCAAAACCAGTTCACCATTATCAATAAACCTACATGCTTATTTGCAATCTATGTCGGCTGCTGTTGGATATGATTATTATTGGACTTACTATTATGGACCTGTAGCAGTTAATGATTATGTGTCGACATTTCAATTTGGACTTGGAGCTTCTTTAAGTTACGATTTTAGCAAGTAA
- a CDS encoding DUF2024 family protein, which yields MKVAVWDTYVTRNDGKIMHFDILVDERTDNAEKVFEYGKEYLKTVSQEGQPLTSKECKFCHIDKAPIEIENQILKNGYSIIEMENCN from the coding sequence ATGAAAGTAGCAGTATGGGATACTTATGTAACCCGAAATGATGGAAAAATTATGCATTTTGATATTCTGGTTGACGAACGTACAGACAACGCCGAAAAGGTTTTTGAATATGGAAAAGAATATCTTAAAACGGTTTCGCAAGAAGGTCAGCCTTTAACTTCAAAAGAATGTAAATTTTGCCATATCGATAAAGCTCCAATAGAAATAGAAAATCAAATTCTTAAAAACGGTTATTCAATTATTGAAATGGAAAACTGTAATTGA
- a CDS encoding histidine kinase: MAPNFFKPYIFVGLHILVWLLLGFTLLFYIPLTWNIVLPAIFWLWQSIVLFFMIVIFYFNAHIIVPRTIIRDNISPFFILALFIIFIMQLVAYLYNYNTDLHNKLALILGFKKYRNDYFDNYVFTITLLVLGISTSYAMLRHWQKAAQHKQKLEQDKTMAELAMLKAQINPHFFFNSLNSIYSLTYTNIEDSRSALHTLSRMMRYLLYSTEGERTTLLKEVEFMKDFIALMKLRANKKLTITTDIPEKIHDFPIVPMLLLPLVENAFKHGIHATDKSEIHISLKQDGNNLEFEVENTFFEKTSTTDQGGIGLTNTKRRLHLIYPNKHSMTAGIDQNGKYKVNLQITLEQ; encoded by the coding sequence ATGGCACCAAACTTTTTTAAACCTTACATTTTCGTCGGATTACATATTCTGGTCTGGCTATTGTTAGGATTTACCTTGTTGTTTTATATTCCGCTAACATGGAATATTGTTCTTCCGGCAATCTTTTGGTTGTGGCAATCTATTGTGCTTTTTTTCATGATTGTTATATTTTATTTTAATGCACATATAATTGTCCCAAGAACTATAATAAGAGATAATATAAGTCCATTTTTTATTCTGGCACTTTTTATCATTTTTATAATGCAACTCGTTGCTTATCTGTACAATTACAATACAGACTTACATAATAAACTGGCATTAATCTTAGGTTTTAAAAAATACCGAAATGATTATTTTGACAATTATGTTTTCACAATAACCTTATTAGTTTTAGGAATCAGTACAAGTTATGCGATGCTACGCCACTGGCAAAAAGCCGCACAACACAAGCAAAAACTGGAACAGGATAAAACCATGGCAGAATTGGCGATGTTGAAAGCGCAAATTAATCCGCACTTTTTCTTTAATTCGCTTAATAGCATTTATTCCCTTACTTATACCAATATCGAAGATTCTAGAAGCGCTTTGCATACTTTAAGCCGAATGATGCGTTATTTACTTTATAGTACAGAAGGCGAACGAACTACGCTATTGAAAGAAGTAGAATTCATGAAAGATTTTATAGCTTTGATGAAGCTTCGTGCCAATAAAAAGCTAACGATAACAACAGATATACCAGAAAAAATTCACGATTTTCCAATTGTTCCAATGTTGTTACTACCTTTAGTAGAAAATGCTTTTAAACACGGTATTCATGCCACAGACAAAAGCGAAATACATATTAGTTTAAAACAAGATGGAAACAACCTTGAATTTGAAGTTGAAAATACTTTTTTCGAAAAAACATCAACTACGGATCAAGGCGGAATTGGGCTAACAAATACAAAACGAAGATTACATTTGATTTATCCAAACAAGCATTCTATGACTGCCGGTATTGACCAAAATGGCAAATACAAAGTAAATCTACAAATAACTTTAGAACAATGA
- the tnpA gene encoding IS200/IS605 family transposase: MANTYTQLHIQFVFAVKFRKALIDKEWKDRLHQYITGIIQSNQHKMLCINSMPDHIHIFIGMRPTQSISSLIQNVKTETTKWIKQEKLCLAFAWQEGYGAFSYSRSHVPNVIRYIQNQEEHHKKETFLEEYLKILKAFEVEYDEQYIFKEPIA, from the coding sequence ATGGCAAATACATACACACAGCTACACATACAATTTGTTTTCGCAGTAAAATTTCGTAAAGCATTAATAGACAAAGAATGGAAAGACAGATTGCATCAATATATAACGGGTATAATTCAATCGAATCAGCATAAAATGCTTTGTATAAATAGTATGCCGGATCACATCCATATTTTTATAGGAATGCGTCCAACTCAATCTATTTCTTCGCTTATTCAGAATGTAAAAACAGAAACAACAAAATGGATTAAACAAGAGAAATTATGTTTGGCTTTTGCGTGGCAGGAAGGTTATGGTGCGTTTTCGTATTCAAGAAGTCATGTTCCAAATGTAATTCGTTATATACAAAATCAAGAGGAACATCATAAGAAAGAAACGTTTTTGGAGGAATATCTAAAAATACTAAAAGCATTTGAAGTAGAATATGATGAACAATATATTTTTAAAGAACCAATTGCGTGA
- a CDS encoding DUF6326 family protein, whose product MDTKPNTNLKDFEVNIKVKLAFLWTSVTLCYLYGDYFELYVPKKTAGLVSGDNLLDNPVKLFMAAVLLAIPAVMVFFSILLKPKINRFLNILFGVFYTLIMVLIAFTSLTPWRSFYVFLALLESLITLLIVFYAWKWPREL is encoded by the coding sequence ATGGATACGAAACCAAATACCAACTTGAAAGATTTTGAAGTTAATATCAAAGTTAAACTTGCTTTTCTCTGGACATCAGTAACCTTATGTTATTTATATGGAGATTATTTTGAATTGTATGTGCCCAAAAAAACGGCGGGACTTGTAAGCGGAGACAATTTGCTTGACAATCCTGTAAAATTATTTATGGCAGCAGTTTTACTTGCCATTCCGGCGGTGATGGTGTTTTTTTCTATTCTGTTGAAACCAAAAATTAATAGATTTCTAAATATCTTATTTGGAGTTTTCTATACTTTAATTATGGTTTTAATTGCTTTTACTTCGCTAACGCCATGGAGAAGTTTTTATGTTTTTCTGGCTCTTCTGGAAAGTTTAATTACACTTCTGATTGTGTTTTATGCCTGGAAATGGCCTAGAGAATTGTAA
- a CDS encoding TlpA disulfide reductase family protein, which produces MKIHAFKIYTFLFFAFSITTFGQNVKLINIDQLQERIKNGKDSTYVVNFWATWCAPCIKELPHFEKLNAEYKAEKLAVLLVSVDFKSKLTSAVIPFVKRKNMKSQVFLLNESNPQEYIDRIDPNWSGSIPATLFIKGDKRKFVESEFTYEQLLTEYKKL; this is translated from the coding sequence ATGAAAATCCACGCTTTTAAAATATATACTTTTTTGTTTTTTGCTTTTTCGATAACCACATTTGGTCAAAACGTAAAGTTGATAAACATTGATCAATTACAGGAAAGAATCAAAAACGGAAAAGACAGTACTTATGTCGTGAATTTTTGGGCAACCTGGTGCGCTCCATGCATTAAGGAATTACCTCATTTTGAAAAACTAAATGCCGAATACAAAGCCGAGAAATTGGCTGTATTATTAGTTAGTGTTGATTTTAAATCCAAATTGACTTCCGCGGTAATACCGTTTGTGAAAAGGAAAAACATGAAAAGCCAGGTTTTTCTATTGAACGAAAGTAATCCACAAGAATATATTGACAGAATCGATCCTAATTGGTCCGGAAGTATTCCCGCAACACTTTTTATTAAAGGTGATAAAAGGAAATTTGTCGAATCTGAATTTACCTATGAACAATTATTAACTGAATATAAAAAACTATAA
- a CDS encoding efflux RND transporter periplasmic adaptor subunit has translation MNKQSFLSIIAASVIIASCGNKNDKSAQAGGAPQVKEYKTLTLEPKSATLYTDFPATIQGQQNIEIRPRVEGYIDKIFVDEGAVVKVGQPLFKISAPEYEQEVRTASASIKSAQASLSAAKLAVNKVRPLVEKGIISKYDLESAQYTYESAVATLAQANASLVNAKTNLGYTTVTSPVNGVVGSIPFRLGSLVDSNTTEPLTTVSSIGNVYAYFALNEKMLLNFTQTAAEGSSLAQLIKKMPAVSLLLSDGSTYSEKGYVETVNGLINTETGSVTFRARFPNPKGIIRSGSSATVKIPQDVDQKLLIPQSATFELQDKMFAVTVGKDGKTKNVAIKVLENSAGNYYVVTEGLKTGDQIVLEGVAALKDGSEIKPKNQSQGEVYADLK, from the coding sequence ATGAATAAGCAATCTTTTTTAAGCATTATTGCTGCGTCAGTTATCATCGCTTCATGCGGAAATAAAAATGACAAATCGGCTCAGGCTGGCGGCGCACCACAAGTTAAAGAGTATAAAACGCTGACTTTAGAACCTAAATCAGCAACTTTATATACTGATTTTCCGGCAACTATTCAAGGACAGCAAAATATCGAAATTCGTCCAAGGGTTGAAGGTTATATAGATAAAATCTTTGTTGATGAAGGTGCTGTTGTAAAAGTTGGACAGCCTTTATTCAAAATTAGCGCGCCAGAATATGAGCAGGAAGTTCGTACAGCAAGTGCAAGTATAAAGAGCGCTCAGGCAAGTTTAAGTGCAGCAAAACTGGCTGTAAATAAAGTAAGACCATTGGTCGAAAAAGGAATTATCAGTAAATACGATTTAGAATCGGCACAATATACTTACGAATCAGCTGTAGCAACATTAGCACAGGCAAATGCAAGTTTAGTAAATGCTAAAACTAATTTGGGATATACAACTGTAACAAGTCCTGTTAACGGTGTTGTAGGTTCGATTCCGTTTCGTTTAGGAAGTTTAGTTGACTCAAACACAACAGAACCTTTGACAACAGTTTCAAGCATTGGTAACGTTTATGCTTATTTTGCATTGAATGAAAAAATGCTTTTAAACTTTACTCAAACTGCTGCTGAAGGAAGTTCACTTGCTCAGTTGATTAAGAAAATGCCAGCGGTTTCATTATTACTTTCTGATGGTTCAACTTACAGTGAAAAAGGATATGTTGAAACGGTAAACGGATTAATTAATACAGAAACAGGTTCGGTTACTTTTAGAGCTCGTTTTCCTAATCCAAAAGGAATTATCAGAAGCGGAAGCAGTGCTACAGTAAAAATTCCGCAAGACGTAGATCAAAAACTATTGATTCCGCAAAGTGCCACTTTTGAACTTCAGGATAAAATGTTTGCTGTTACAGTTGGAAAAGACGGTAAAACTAAAAATGTCGCTATCAAAGTTTTAGAAAATAGCGCAGGGAATTATTATGTTGTAACCGAAGGTTTAAAAACCGGAG
- a CDS encoding ATP-binding protein — protein MNLFELVLNDTEKVALNDLHFSQENKTTLLQTIKEHTYIEELKKYNLAVDNKILLHGHSGCGKTTTAKAIATSLNKKIIIINLSTLIDAKIGETSKNLKAIFDRVISEKAVLFLDEFDQIGKSRDNNDKDVAEMKRLVNTLIQLIDYFPNNSLLICATNYYDSIDTALLRRFQIKLKFEMPNENELRAYYDKQLERFPVHFQDIPRKLNISYAEAKDYINTTMKRQIIAELELQNQQKLSETIL, from the coding sequence ATGAATCTGTTCGAACTTGTTTTAAATGATACTGAAAAAGTAGCGCTGAATGATTTACATTTCAGTCAGGAGAATAAAACTACGCTGCTTCAAACGATTAAAGAACATACTTATATCGAAGAATTAAAAAAGTACAATCTTGCCGTAGACAATAAAATACTTCTTCACGGTCATTCCGGCTGTGGAAAAACGACGACTGCAAAAGCCATTGCAACTTCTTTGAATAAAAAGATTATTATAATAAATCTCAGCACTTTAATCGATGCTAAAATTGGAGAAACGTCAAAAAATCTAAAAGCAATATTTGATCGCGTAATCTCAGAAAAAGCAGTTTTATTTCTGGATGAATTTGACCAAATTGGAAAAAGCAGAGATAATAATGACAAAGATGTTGCCGAAATGAAACGTTTGGTAAACACCTTAATTCAATTAATTGATTATTTCCCAAATAACAGTTTGCTTATTTGCGCCACCAATTATTACGATAGTATCGACACGGCTTTGCTTAGAAGATTTCAGATTAAACTAAAATTTGAAATGCCAAACGAAAATGAACTTCGTGCTTATTATGATAAACAATTAGAGCGTTTTCCTGTTCATTTTCAAGATATTCCACGTAAATTAAATATTTCATACGCTGAAGCTAAAGATTACATCAACACAACAATGAAAAGGCAAATCATAGCTGAATTAGAGCTTCAGAATCAACAAAAACTTAGCGAAACAATACTATAA
- a CDS encoding LytTR family DNA-binding domain-containing protein: MIVLKCIAVDDEPLALKLVETFIEQTPFLQLACSCDNAVEAMSLIREQQPDIVFLDINMPNLTGMELARLLQEQPGPLPKIIFTTAYNHYAIEGYRVNAVDYLLKPFSYEEFLRAANKVLQMSEEASNQFHSVAADDEFIFLKVEYQWVRISLKDILYIESLKDYVKVHFEDSQKSLMSLISLKALEEKLSSSKFMRINRSFIVPLDKISSISKNSIFIGKTEITVGEQYKETFKTIVDKWLK; encoded by the coding sequence ATGATTGTATTAAAATGTATAGCAGTAGACGACGAACCACTAGCCTTAAAACTTGTGGAAACTTTTATAGAGCAAACTCCGTTTTTGCAATTGGCGTGCAGTTGCGATAATGCCGTCGAAGCTATGAGTTTAATACGCGAGCAACAACCTGACATTGTTTTTCTGGATATAAATATGCCTAATTTAACAGGAATGGAACTCGCCAGACTTTTGCAGGAACAACCCGGACCATTGCCTAAAATTATTTTTACAACTGCTTACAATCATTATGCAATCGAAGGATATCGTGTAAATGCTGTCGATTACTTATTGAAACCTTTTAGTTACGAAGAGTTTTTAAGAGCTGCCAATAAAGTTTTGCAAATGTCTGAAGAAGCTTCAAATCAATTTCATTCTGTTGCGGCCGATGATGAATTTATTTTTTTGAAAGTCGAATATCAATGGGTCCGAATTTCTTTAAAAGACATTTTATATATCGAAAGTTTGAAGGATTATGTAAAAGTACATTTTGAAGATTCTCAGAAGTCTTTGATGTCTTTGATTTCGCTTAAAGCATTGGAAGAGAAATTATCCTCTTCAAAATTTATGCGCATCAATCGCTCTTTTATTGTTCCCTTAGATAAAATAAGTTCGATAAGTAAAAACTCAATCTTCATTGGTAAAACCGAAATTACAGTTGGAGAACAATACAAAGAAACCTTTAAAACCATCGTAGACAAATGGTTGAAATAA
- a CDS encoding PrgI family protein, with the protein MENLNFIDPLLHGITPEKSKMPNLTTKQLLFAGVGSLIASAVLKKAGQNKTAAVVGSLALPLIASACYKQYSKVSKAKSEINDSSGIEYNH; encoded by the coding sequence ATGGAAAATTTAAATTTCATAGACCCTCTACTTCACGGAATTACTCCTGAAAAATCGAAAATGCCAAATCTAACTACAAAACAATTGCTTTTTGCCGGAGTAGGTTCACTTATTGCAAGTGCCGTTCTTAAAAAAGCAGGACAAAATAAAACAGCTGCAGTTGTTGGCAGTCTTGCATTGCCTTTAATAGCTTCGGCTTGTTACAAACAATATTCTAAAGTTTCGAAAGCAAAAAGCGAAATCAATGACAGTAGTGGTATTGAATACAATCACTAA
- a CDS encoding DUF2490 domain-containing protein, translated as MKYSIYVLLLVYTTIVKSQTDNLNQFWNEYAFTKDLSQNWVVELDAGFTSSSTPEDKAVFHDITQTYLRGWAHYYPGDRWKMSIFYAYYSNKNVPELNQTEAPEWRSALQVSYSLLKDYRIKVNLRFRLEDRHLHNDDGYFEAVERLRLQVKAVYPITDLKIHKGVLYSFASEEVFFKTDSQVGGPENFDRNRLTLGLGYEFIKDFIVEASYNNEIMPRKDTNKFVNAVQVKLIFNNFLPDLIKSFQRTKKSVDEGNGGL; from the coding sequence ATGAAATATAGTATTTATGTTCTCTTACTGGTATATACCACAATTGTAAAATCGCAAACGGATAATCTAAATCAGTTTTGGAACGAATATGCATTTACAAAAGATTTAAGCCAAAATTGGGTAGTCGAATTAGATGCAGGATTTACTTCGAGCAGTACGCCGGAAGATAAAGCTGTTTTTCATGATATTACACAAACATATCTTCGAGGCTGGGCACATTATTATCCCGGTGACCGATGGAAAATGTCTATATTTTATGCTTACTATTCGAATAAAAATGTACCGGAGCTAAATCAGACTGAAGCACCCGAATGGCGATCAGCATTGCAGGTAAGCTATAGTTTATTGAAAGATTACAGGATAAAAGTAAATTTAAGATTCCGACTTGAAGATCGGCATTTGCATAACGACGACGGTTATTTTGAAGCAGTAGAACGACTTCGGCTTCAGGTCAAAGCAGTTTATCCTATTACAGATCTTAAAATTCACAAAGGCGTATTGTATTCGTTTGCTTCCGAAGAAGTTTTTTTTAAAACGGACAGCCAAGTAGGAGGTCCCGAAAATTTTGACAGAAACAGGCTTACACTTGGATTGGGTTATGAATTTATTAAAGATTTTATTGTTGAGGCTTCTTATAATAACGAAATCATGCCAAGAAAAGACACCAATAAATTCGTTAATGCAGTACAGGTAAAACTCATTTTTAATAATTTTCTTCCAGATCTTATAAAATCCTTCCAACGAACCAAAAAATCTGTTGATGAAGGAAACGGTGGTTTATAA
- a CDS encoding thioredoxin family protein, whose translation MKNFITATMVFLFNMLLSQAQTTLKAGDTAPDFKLKNVDGKEVSFASFPKAKGFIVVFTCNTCPYAVAYEQRIIELDKKFKSQGYPVIAINPNDPEASKADSFDKMQDLAKDKKYPFPYLFDAGQKITDEYGAKHTPHLFIVSKSAKGNVVEYVGAIDNDPEGTKTEKTKYAEDVIASLKSNQKPAITQTKEIGCTVKRKAKA comes from the coding sequence ATGAAAAATTTTATTACCGCAACCATGGTGTTTTTGTTTAATATGTTGCTTTCTCAGGCGCAAACAACACTTAAAGCCGGAGATACTGCACCGGATTTCAAATTGAAAAATGTAGATGGAAAAGAAGTTTCTTTTGCAAGTTTTCCAAAAGCCAAAGGATTTATTGTTGTATTTACCTGTAACACTTGTCCATATGCAGTGGCTTATGAGCAAAGAATAATTGAGCTTGATAAAAAGTTCAAATCTCAAGGATATCCAGTAATTGCAATTAATCCAAATGATCCTGAAGCTTCAAAAGCAGATTCGTTTGATAAAATGCAGGATTTAGCAAAAGATAAAAAATATCCTTTCCCTTATTTATTTGATGCAGGACAAAAAATTACTGATGAATATGGAGCAAAACATACACCACATCTTTTTATTGTTTCAAAAAGCGCTAAAGGAAATGTTGTAGAATATGTAGGTGCAATCGATAATGATCCGGAAGGAACTAAAACGGAGAAAACAAAATATGCCGAAGATGTAATTGCATCCTTAAAAAGCAATCAAAAACCAGCGATTACACAAACTAAGGAAATTGGCTGTACAGTAAAAAGAAAAGCAAAAGCTTAA
- a CDS encoding helix-turn-helix transcriptional regulator has translation MSTSIKNKIKSIRELKNYTQEYMAEQLGVTQAGYSKIEKGKTILSYVKLVEIARILEVSVEDILSFDGQRYFGNFNKVIGNNNGSILINTENTTTLKVLYEDKIKLLEKLLHKTEAELERYKDKFGEI, from the coding sequence ATGTCTACTTCTATAAAAAATAAAATTAAAAGTATCAGAGAGCTCAAAAATTACACACAAGAATACATGGCAGAACAACTTGGCGTTACTCAGGCAGGTTATAGCAAAATTGAAAAAGGAAAAACCATTTTATCCTATGTAAAGCTGGTCGAAATTGCCCGAATTTTAGAAGTCAGCGTCGAAGATATTCTAAGTTTTGATGGTCAGCGATATTTCGGAAATTTCAATAAAGTTATCGGAAACAACAACGGAAGCATTCTGATTAACACCGAAAATACCACAACGTTAAAAGTTCTCTACGAAGATAAAATAAAGCTCCTCGAAAAACTTCTTCATAAAACAGAAGCAGAACTGGAACGATATAAAGATAAATTTGGAGAAATCTGA
- a CDS encoding STAS/SEC14 domain-containing protein produces the protein MIHQIDTTDNIVAFRALAEVTTEDFLTVVVPAVEHLVKQTNEINFLLVLDTDLENFTSGAWLQDALLGLKHLGKWNRAAIITDSDEIISFTNGFSYVVPGEFHGFKKEAFNKALNWVEGNINIS, from the coding sequence ATGATACATCAAATCGACACAACAGATAATATTGTAGCATTTAGAGCATTGGCAGAAGTAACAACAGAAGATTTTTTAACTGTAGTTGTTCCCGCAGTAGAACATTTGGTAAAACAGACTAATGAGATTAATTTTTTATTGGTTTTGGATACTGATTTAGAAAACTTTACTTCGGGTGCATGGTTGCAAGATGCATTATTAGGACTTAAACATCTTGGAAAATGGAATCGTGCCGCCATAATTACAGATTCTGATGAAATAATTTCCTTCACAAACGGATTTAGTTATGTAGTTCCGGGAGAATTTCACGGCTTTAAAAAAGAAGCTTTCAACAAAGCTTTAAATTGGGTCGAAGGAAATATAAATATCTCTTAA